Proteins co-encoded in one Hyla sarda isolate aHylSar1 chromosome 4, aHylSar1.hap1, whole genome shotgun sequence genomic window:
- the LOC130267399 gene encoding protocadherin gamma-B3-like isoform X10, whose translation MQTENTKNKAQANMDWHFSQAQRPGTSGAQPSEEAGVWPNNPVETERLQAMILASATEAAESSNIGGGTGTMGLGACYGPQFTLQHVPDYRQNIYIPGTATLNAAMKQEAKGPTPSGANKKKAAKKK comes from the exons GCCCAAGCCAACATGGACTGGCACTTTTCACAGGCGCAGAGACCTGGGACCAGTGG TGCACAACCTTCTGAGGAGGCTGGTGTCTGGCCGAACAACCCTGTAGAAACGGAAAGGCTTCAAGCAATGATTTTGGCATCGGCAACcg AAGCTGCTGAAAGTTCCAATATTGGAGGAGGAACGGGGACAATGGGTCTCGGAGCCTGCTATGGACCCCAGTTTACTCTGCAGCACGTACCTGACTACAGACAAAACATATATATTCCAGGCACTGCTACTCTCAATGCTGCCATGAAACAGGAAGCGAAGGGCCCGACACCTTCAGGAGCAAACAAGAAAAAAGCAGCGAAAAAGAAATAG
- the LOC130267399 gene encoding protocadherin gamma-A4-like isoform X11 — translation MDWHFSQAQRPGTSGAQPSEEAGVWPNNPVETERLQAMILASATEAAESSNIGGGTGTMGLGACYGPQFTLQHVPDYRQNIYIPGTATLNAAMKQEAKGPTPSGANKKKAAKKK, via the exons ATGGACTGGCACTTTTCACAGGCGCAGAGACCTGGGACCAGTGG TGCACAACCTTCTGAGGAGGCTGGTGTCTGGCCGAACAACCCTGTAGAAACGGAAAGGCTTCAAGCAATGATTTTGGCATCGGCAACcg AAGCTGCTGAAAGTTCCAATATTGGAGGAGGAACGGGGACAATGGGTCTCGGAGCCTGCTATGGACCCCAGTTTACTCTGCAGCACGTACCTGACTACAGACAAAACATATATATTCCAGGCACTGCTACTCTCAATGCTGCCATGAAACAGGAAGCGAAGGGCCCGACACCTTCAGGAGCAAACAAGAAAAAAGCAGCGAAAAAGAAATAG
- the LOC130267399 gene encoding protocadherin gamma-A11-like isoform X9 has product MQTENTKNKQAQANMDWHFSQAQRPGTSGAQPSEEAGVWPNNPVETERLQAMILASATEAAESSNIGGGTGTMGLGACYGPQFTLQHVPDYRQNIYIPGTATLNAAMKQEAKGPTPSGANKKKAAKKK; this is encoded by the exons CAGGCCCAAGCCAACATGGACTGGCACTTTTCACAGGCGCAGAGACCTGGGACCAGTGG TGCACAACCTTCTGAGGAGGCTGGTGTCTGGCCGAACAACCCTGTAGAAACGGAAAGGCTTCAAGCAATGATTTTGGCATCGGCAACcg AAGCTGCTGAAAGTTCCAATATTGGAGGAGGAACGGGGACAATGGGTCTCGGAGCCTGCTATGGACCCCAGTTTACTCTGCAGCACGTACCTGACTACAGACAAAACATATATATTCCAGGCACTGCTACTCTCAATGCTGCCATGAAACAGGAAGCGAAGGGCCCGACACCTTCAGGAGCAAACAAGAAAAAAGCAGCGAAAAAGAAATAG